The Dokdonia sp. 4H-3-7-5 genomic interval TTGATCCACTTTGCTCCCTTAGGAATCACAGCAGACATGGGTTTACCTGTCTTTTTAAAATCATAGGTACCGGCACCTACAAGCGTCCATGCTGGCTGGTAGTAGTGTGTGTCTGCAGGTTCAATGATAGCTACGCTATTCGTTTTTTTGTTTTTAAGAAGTTGGGCGGCAGTCATGATACCTGCGGTACCTCCTCCTATTATTAAAACTTGAAAATGTAAAGCCATAGATGTCATTTTAGTGTTGATGATTTAAAAATAGTCGAATACTTAAGGAATTACTGTAACTCAAGTTACATAGACGTAAAAAAGGTAAACTAGTGTGCTAAAGGAACTTCTATAGAAGAATTTCAAATAGAAGTATACTTGGATTTTTGAGATAAACTTGTATTTCGAAATGCTATAAAATAATATGCAGTGTTACTTTGACACTCTAATTACCCTGCCATTTTGTGGTTGCTCATCTCTATAATTGTTGAGTGGCATTAAGGCTTTTAATTTTTCAACTTGTTCTAAAGATACCGTTATAGGCTCCTTAAAAATAAACCATTCTACACGCTCCGTGCAAGGTGGTGTGGTAAGAGATCCCGTGTAGTTAAAATATGTTTTGTTCTCGGGTAGGTTTAAATTCATATCAAAAGCAGTGTCAACAACCTTGGTTTCTTCTACATTCAAAGGAAGATAACTTTCTAAAAAATCAAAAGGAGAGCTACTTACACCTTCTTTTGCCATTACAGCAAACACAGCATATTCTCCAGCATCACTTATATGCACAAGGTGTAAAACCATAGGGTAACGCACTCCATCTATCAAATGCTCTGCGGGCTCATGAAAGTGAAACTGTTTTAGCTCATACCTTTTGTTATCTAATGTTATATAATCTCCCGCATCAAAATTATATTGAATACTATGTCCATTGTTTACTACATCATGTATGTGTGTGCTATCAGAATAAGTGATGTTTAATGGAGCAAGTGTTTCATCTAGTTGATAATTCACAATATTTATAGGAGATTGATACTTTCCGCCACAGTCAGAATTTACTTCAAGTTCTTTCCAGTGTGAAGGACCTGTCTCGCCATTATAGCTCCAGTGCTTCTCTGTGTGTGCGTTGTTGTTTTGGTTGTTATCAGTATGCGTAGTTGCTTTATTTTGACAACTAGTAACCGCTATAAGTATAGATATTCCGGCGATAAGCAATTTCATCTATTATATTTTATAAGTTAATGTAGTTTCCCAGATTCGGTTATTTCTAAAGATGCTTCCTCTTTTTGCATAGATGTCATGATAGCCAGATCGAATGTGTATATGTTCGCTTGCGCGAAAACCTACTCCTATAAACATCCAGTTCTGATCAAGTTTTTCTGGTCGTAAACCATTGCCAAAGGCTAAAAAAGCCTCATCATATATCACT includes:
- a CDS encoding carbonic anhydrase, translated to MKLLIAGISILIAVTSCQNKATTHTDNNQNNNAHTEKHWSYNGETGPSHWKELEVNSDCGGKYQSPINIVNYQLDETLAPLNITYSDSTHIHDVVNNGHSIQYNFDAGDYITLDNKRYELKQFHFHEPAEHLIDGVRYPMVLHLVHISDAGEYAVFAVMAKEGVSSSPFDFLESYLPLNVEETKVVDTAFDMNLNLPENKTYFNYTGSLTTPPCTERVEWFIFKEPITVSLEQVEKLKALMPLNNYRDEQPQNGRVIRVSK